CTGTGCAGATGCACGACCGCCCCCGCCGTGGACCGCGTGTCGTAAAAGGCGCTGTGCAGCGGCATCTCCTTGGTCGGCGGATCGCCCCCGATCTGGCGGCCCGTGGCGTCGAACCGGCTCAGCCGTGCGGGATCCAGCCGGCCGAAGCTGGTGCCGGTCGGGCTGACCAGCAGCCCGCCATCCTCGGTGCGGGCCGAGACATTACCCGAAGAACCTCCGGTAAGTCCGCGATCAAACATGGATTTTGCCAATAGACAGATTTGCTCTCGCAGCGCATTCTCGCTCATGGCTGCAACCTTTCCAGCGCATCGGAAAAGAAGCTCTCCGCGCCGAAATTTCCCGATTTCAGCGTCAGTGCAACATCCTGTCCGGCCGAGCGACCAAAGCACCAGGGCACCCCCGGCGCGATTTCCGCCCCGACGTCCATGCGCGACACGCCAAGCGCGCGCGTCACCGCACCCGAGGTTTCACCCCCCGCCACGACGATGCGCTGCGCCCCGCGATCACGCGCCGCGACCGCACAGGCGGCCAGCGCCTCTTCCACGATCTCGCCGGCGCGGGCCACGCCCAGATGCTCTTGCGCGGCGCGGACAGACTGCGGATCGGCCGTCGCATAAAGGATCGGCGCGCGCGACAGGTCCTGCGCCCCCAGCCAGTCAAGCGCCGCCCTTGGGCCGTTTTGCGCCAACTCCAGCGGGTCCAAGCGCAGCCCCGGCGCGCCGCCTTGCAGATAGTGCGCCACCTGTCGGTTGGTCATGGCCGAGCAACTGCCCGAGAGCACCACCGCCCCCTTGTCCAGTTGCGGCGGCACCAGCCGGGGTGCATCTGCCGCCAGCGTGCCATTGGCCAGATACAGCCCCGGCAGTGCCATTGCCAGCGCCGAGCCGCCGCTGATCAGCGCCATGTCGCGACAGGCCGTGGCAATGGCCGTCAGGTCACCATCGCGGATAGCATCGATTACCACATGCGCCCGGCCTGCCTCGGCCAGGGCGACCAAGGCCGCACGGATCGCCTGCGGGCCAGCTTCTACCACCGGATGTTCGACCAGCCCGACCGGCCCCGCGACCTGAGGGGCCAGCAGCCGCGTCAGATCGCTGTCGCGCATCGGAGTCAGCGGGTGGTCACGCATCGGGCTTTCTGCCAGCGGCTGACGCCCCACGAACAGATTGCCCATGAATACCCGCCGGCCGTTTTCCGGGAAAGCCGGGCAATAGATCGTCTGCGACGCGCCCAGATCGGCCATCAGCGCCTGGGCCACGGGGCCGATATTGCCCTGCGGCGTGGAATCGAAGGTCGAACAGTATTTCCAGAAGAACCGCTGCGCCCCCGCCGCGCGCAGCCAGTCCGCCGCCGCCCGCGCCTGCTCGACGGCTTCACCCACCGGCAGGGTTCGTGTCTTCAGCGCAATCACCTCGAATGGCGCGACATCTCCGCCCGCCTCTTCCGATGGCAGACCCATATGCAGACGCACCCGCACCCCAGAGCGTGCCAACAAGCCGGCAAGATCCGTCGCCCCCGTGAAATCATCCGCTATGCAACCAAGTACAACTGTCATCCGTCGATATCCTTTGTTTCCCGCACTCCTGGCGCCGGGTCGTTCCGGGCTAGCCTTCGCCCGGCAGGGTCAGACCGGCATTGCGGGCATAGACCTTGGCAACGGCGGCATCGTCTTCGCCGCCCAGCCCCATTCCGGCTGCAGCGAGGAACTGCTGCAATGCCGCCGCGGTCAGAGGCGCGCTGAAGCTGGAAGATCTGGCAATATCCAGCACGATACCCAGATCCTTGGGCCAGATATTGACCGAGCTGTGGGGTGTATAATCGCCTGCAACGACATGGGGCGCGCGGTTTTCCAGCATCCAGCTGGTGCCCGCGCATTTGCTGATCACCTCGACGAATTTTTCCGGTGCGACGCCCTGGGTCATGCCGAAGGTCAGGGCCTCGGCCATGGCAGCGATATGGACCCCGGCCAGAAGCTGGTTCACCGCCTTCATCGCCGATCCGGCTCCGACCTGGTCGCCCAATTCGAACACGGTTTCGGCGATGGCCTCCAGCAGGGGGCGGGCGGCATCAAAAGCAGCGGCGCTGCCCGACGCCATGATCGACAGCTGTCCATTCGCAGCCTTCACCGACCCGCCCGAGATCGGGGCGTCCAGATACAGAACCTCGGCTTCGGCGCAACGCGCGGCCATCTTCCTTGCAAATTCCGGCGGCACCGTGGCGCAGGACAGCACCACCGCCCCGGGACGCAGATGCGGCACAATGCCATTTTCGCCAAACAGCACGGCCTCGGTCTGGGCGGCGTTCAGCACCACCACGGCCACCGCGTCCAGCGCGGCCTCGGCCATGTCAGAAGCTTCTGCTCCTTCCCCACGCAGACGTTCCACCTGGGTCTGATTGATATCCGCGCCCCAGACCCGCAGACCGGCGCGCAATGCCGAAGCCGCAATTCCATATCCCATCGAGCCAAGCCCGATCACTCCAATATTCCTGGACATGCTGTCTTTCTCCATTCTGTGTGTGATGATCGGGGCGCCGCAGAAGCCGCGCCACCGCAATCAGTTTCGTGCGGCGCGCGCCTTGGCGATCAGCGGCCAGACAATCACCGCCAGCGTGATTGCAAAGAACAGATCGACAATCGGGCTGGCCAGAAAACGCAGCGGCTGCATGTCGGTGATGATCAGCCCCTTGCGCAGGCTCTCCTCGAAGGGCTGTCCAAGGATGAAGCCGATCACGATGGGCGCCAGCGGCACATGGGCAAAGCGCAGCAACAGCCCAAGGACACCGGCAAGCAGGGTCACCCACAGATCAATCATGCTGAAGCGCGTGACATAGGACCCCGCCAATGCCAGCGCCAGAACGCCGCCCATGATCAGCGCATGGGGCAGTTTCAACACCCGGCTGAACATCTGCGCGGCCAGAGCCCCCACGA
The sequence above is drawn from the Paracoccus seriniphilus genome and encodes:
- the otnK gene encoding 3-oxo-tetronate kinase; protein product: MTVVLGCIADDFTGATDLAGLLARSGVRVRLHMGLPSEEAGGDVAPFEVIALKTRTLPVGEAVEQARAAADWLRAAGAQRFFWKYCSTFDSTPQGNIGPVAQALMADLGASQTIYCPAFPENGRRVFMGNLFVGRQPLAESPMRDHPLTPMRDSDLTRLLAPQVAGPVGLVEHPVVEAGPQAIRAALVALAEAGRAHVVIDAIRDGDLTAIATACRDMALISGGSALAMALPGLYLANGTLAADAPRLVPPQLDKGAVVLSGSCSAMTNRQVAHYLQGGAPGLRLDPLELAQNGPRAALDWLGAQDLSRAPILYATADPQSVRAAQEHLGVARAGEIVEEALAACAVAARDRGAQRIVVAGGETSGAVTRALGVSRMDVGAEIAPGVPWCFGRSAGQDVALTLKSGNFGAESFFSDALERLQP
- the ltnD gene encoding L-threonate dehydrogenase, which produces MSRNIGVIGLGSMGYGIAASALRAGLRVWGADINQTQVERLRGEGAEASDMAEAALDAVAVVVLNAAQTEAVLFGENGIVPHLRPGAVVLSCATVPPEFARKMAARCAEAEVLYLDAPISGGSVKAANGQLSIMASGSAAAFDAARPLLEAIAETVFELGDQVGAGSAMKAVNQLLAGVHIAAMAEALTFGMTQGVAPEKFVEVISKCAGTSWMLENRAPHVVAGDYTPHSSVNIWPKDLGIVLDIARSSSFSAPLTAAALQQFLAAAGMGLGGEDDAAVAKVYARNAGLTLPGEG